The Limanda limanda chromosome 13, fLimLim1.1, whole genome shotgun sequence region CATTATGATTAACAGGAAGTAGTTATTCTTATGGTTTCCCATTTATTTCTCTGAAAGTTCTTCATTCTATATTCTTATTTCTTTATGTTGCTTCATTATAGGAGGGTTGCAAAGTCTTGAACTTACTTTCTCTAACAAgtgatgttttctgtctgtcttgtcACTAGTCTGATGACTATATAGATATACTGGATATACTAAAGAGCAAAATATACAACTAATGAATAGGCCTACCACAGAATAGAATGTTTTCACTCAAAATTAATAAACTCTTAAAAGCTCTAAATGTAACCTAATGTTATTTTTCTTGTCTTTACTATGCAGATATgtgcacaacaaaacaaataaataaagattataacTTTCAGGACTTAAGGGGCTCGATAGAAAGGTGCAGCAATTaaagcaaatattaaaataaaacacagttttaTCAGGGTGGGTGTTTTCGGGTCTGATtgtttaatgtatgtttaaagacatttaaatttgtgggaaaaaaattggttgaaaaaaaaaaaataccagaaATGTCGcaacccccctgcagtacctccgcggaccccctaggggtctcGGACCCCCAGTTGAAGGCCTCTTCCCTTgacccttaacctaaccttaactatCCCAACTAAATGCCCAACTCTGACCTAAACCTTATTCTGACCTAACCCAAAAAacaagtcttaacccccaaaTAGTCCATTAAcggtcagaaagtgaggaccggctCAGATGTCCCCAAACGGTTGCAATTTCAACCTGGTCCTCacgcaggtacacacacactgcgtcacacactctctcacgcACACGCGCGCACTTAGGTTCCAATGTTATCGcgtggtgcattgtgggatttcAAAATGGAGCCCTTCTTGCCTCAGTCGAACGCCATGTCCGGTGTTATGTAGCCGTCTGTTGGTGCCTGGGACGCGGACGGGCTGTTGCATCGTGtgacccacccccccccagcagaCAGTGGACAACATGGCGGTGTGGTGCTTCGCCAGCAGAGCGCTCACATCCAGCGGACGTCTCGGTGTTTACGCCAGAAAACACACCGGTCGGTATCTGTGCGTCACGTCTGTCCCCGGTGCCTCCTCCGCTCCACTAGGGACCCGAGTCCCGCGGTGTGAGGACACCCGGGACACGACACCTGTCCCGGGTCCGTTCGTGTGTCACCAGCTGTCTCACAGGAGCCTGCTGAAGATCCAGGGCCCGGACACGAGCCCCTTCCTCCAGGGGATCATCACCAACGACATGGGGCTGCTGGAGGAGCCGGGACCCGGAGCCATGTACTCGCACATGCTGAACGTCCAGGGGAGGACACTGTATGACGTCATGTTGTACAGGTACTGTGGGAGACATCGGGCTGTGTAAACctctcagggtgtgtgtgtgtgtgtgtgtcctcgctTGTCTGTGTAATGCACTTGTTGGCAGTGGTCGCCTACTGGCACCGTGTCCTGTttagagagctgctgctgctgagtgtcCCTTGTCTCCCTGTCCAAGCCACATTCAACTGggcactttcaaaacaagagaCAGTTCACTCTTCACTGTCAAATatagatttattatttattcttaaCCGTCTGGAAAACAGTGTCCTCTCACATGACCCCCATGTCTTTCAACCCAGCACCTAAAATACCCTCTCTTTTCACATAAGGTCGTCAAAGCTTTTTAACCACTCAAATTTAATCAGGTAATCGGGACAACTGATCAAAGGTTGGGGAAATTCCCAACCTTTGATGTGGATTTCGACATTCACGTTCAAGAGGTCAATACATGTTTTGtgatgacctttaacctttgaccacaTAATCAGATAGTCTATATGaatgtttttatgaaatttGAATTAAATTCCTCCCAAAGgcataattaattatttttgaattgGTGTTACTGACTTAATGctttaaaagtattttattttgctttacGAGAACACCTTTCCTAATCACTCTTTTCCAGAGGgatgtttgtgtaaacatgtgTGATATGACAAACAAGAGCTCTGAGGTAGCATGTTCACCAGCACCCACTAACATCTAAAAACTTGAAATCAAACTACTAGGATTTTTTCTTAGTGGTGGATTATCTTTTTTAAGATGTACTCAACTCTGCTGTTTTACCTTTCAGTCTGAAAGAAGCTGATCCTGGACACGGCATTTTCCTGGAGTGTGATGCTACTGTCAAGGACTCGATCTTAAGACACTTGAAGGTGTACAAGATTCGGAGAAAGGTCAACATTAGCCCCTGTCCAGAACTCTCTGTTTGGGCGGTGCTCCCCCAGCAAAACATCTCTGGCCAGGAGGCCAGTCAACCTGAGCTGTCCTCCCCTGAAAAGACTCTGGTATGGGAGGCTGATCCTCGAACTCAGGAAATGGGCTGGAGGTTGGTGTTGGACAGTAAAATTAACCCTTGGGATATCATTGCATCATGTCAGAAAGGTGACACAGAGGATTATCACAGACATCGTTATGCAATAGGTAAGACTGGTTTATAATTGAGTACATACACTTTGTATTGGAGAACAAATGTGGTGAGAAATGTGGCTTTGTGTCAACACGTGATATTGAAattttgtttgtctcctctgctgtcaTTGTTGTCCAGGACTTCCAGAGGGAGTGAAGGACCTCCCTCCAGGGGTGGCACTGCCACTAGAATCAAATCTCGTCTACATGCAGGGCATCAGTTTTAGCAAAGGCTGCTACATCGGCCAGGAGCTCACAGCCAGAACCCATCACACGGGGGTGGTTAGGAAACGCCTGATGCCGGTGCGCTTGTCAGCTCCACTGCAGGACCTGGAGGAAGGAGCTGCAGTGCAAACGCAGTCAGGCAAGCCAGCTGGGAAGCACCGGGCAGGGATAGGAGAGCTGGGTCTGAGCCTAATCCGCACGGCTCATGCAAACGAGGTGTTGACACTCAAATGTTCTGATGACAACACAGTGACACTTAAGGTCTCTGTGCCAGACTGGTGGCCTAAAG contains the following coding sequences:
- the iba57 gene encoding putative transferase CAF17 homolog, mitochondrial; its protein translation is MAVWCFASRALTSSGRLGVYARKHTGRYLCVTSVPGASSAPLGTRVPRCEDTRDTTPVPGPFVCHQLSHRSLLKIQGPDTSPFLQGIITNDMGLLEEPGPGAMYSHMLNVQGRTLYDVMLYSLKEADPGHGIFLECDATVKDSILRHLKVYKIRRKVNISPCPELSVWAVLPQQNISGQEASQPELSSPEKTLVWEADPRTQEMGWRLVLDSKINPWDIIASCQKGDTEDYHRHRYAIGLPEGVKDLPPGVALPLESNLVYMQGISFSKGCYIGQELTARTHHTGVVRKRLMPVRLSAPLQDLEEGAAVQTQSGKPAGKHRAGIGELGLSLIRTAHANEVLTLKCSDDNTVTLKVSVPDWWPKDVEIN